A stretch of DNA from Drosophila virilis strain 15010-1051.87 chromosome 5, Dvir_AGI_RSII-ME, whole genome shotgun sequence:
CGAGTTTATTGAACTGTAAGACAAAGTTTCGGCATGATGTACTTATTTGATACGCTTGCTGCTGATAATGCAATAGACAGACAAACGACACAATCATAAAACTAATTGATAGAGTTCTGTTGACAACTTTGAGTCACTCTTGTATGCTGACAGTTTATCGACTTGATAATATAGGCCAATAATAATAGGTCCATTAAATAACGTGAGTCTTGAGTTGAAACGGAATTATtcgttatataaatatttgtatcgggtttaaataattatatttttcttcacTTTACCTTCGTTTTTTACTAATTCATGCTTTTTAAGTTAAGACAGTCTTCAAGTAATAGCAAAATAATAGCTGACATTGATGATTATGTCCATTGTATGTTTAAGGATAAGAATATTTTAAGTGGACAGTAACATGACTGACCTCTTTTTAGCGCTACTTTTCAGTACAACTTGGCAAGTATCAAGTGCTTAAAATGCTTAACGTAAGGCAATCTTTCCCCGCTGTGTAAGCCACTTGTTTAAGAAAttcacaaaaatttaaatatgtatgcattcttaaaatatattcaatctATAAAAATCTGGATTTGAATATCTTTATATGCAATACTTTCAAAATTCAGGAGAAATATGATTGTATCTAATAATTAGTATttattatcaaaaaaaaatcattttgctgcttattgattttgatttctaCATGATTAAGTTATCATATGTGAAGTTCATGAGGTCACTTACCACAGTTCCCAATTTGTTGGACGCCATTGTCAAAGTAAGTTACGAACGAGCCACAACTGAAAGTACGATAATCAGGGCATTAgtcacatatatatgtgtgtgtgtgtgcatgcacatatttacatatatgtatgcatgtaaaatTGAAGGGAGCAAAGATAAaataagtaaacaaaaaaaaaacagcagatAAACACAAAAACGGAGACTATAAATACACATACGACATACAAACATtgtaaatgcatacatatatatgtatgtgtttgtaaGAATGTACGCACCCTTCATTTGTCGCTTTTCCAGCGAACAGACTCGTTTTCTTTGTACACTCAAATTGCATTCGTAGAAGTGCAGTCCCATGTAGAGAAAATTTGACGCTGGCTGCGCTGCTCCTTtgtcacacgcatacaaacgcACACTAACACAATCAAGTTttttcagctgcagcagagACTGCGCTGCTTATGCCAGCGGAGCACCCTTTTTGGTCTTTGTTCTCAGCACTTTCATATGAATTTTTGAGTACGTTTTTCGGCACAGCACCCATAACTATAGTTTTTGGTTTAAGAGCAAGCTTGTTATTTGAACGAAAATTATAACTATTTGcagttttttaaaaattgatttgtagTTTTTCTTAACTATTGGTGAACGCGACTGCACTTGCTGACGTATGAGATGTATTTGAGACGGCGAAGTTGAGAAATTCGCTTCGGAATGAAAACTGGTTTTGGTTTGAATTAGGGTCGCGTTTTTCGTGGcatttattttcgattttcagCTTTTTATTCAATTGATAGTTGCACACAAATTGTTCACTGGCATTAAGCCGTGCAAGAAGATTGATTCTCTTATTAACTGGATATTTAAAGCCAATTGTTTAATGccgttttatattttatgatgCGAGCCTAAATCACACACAACTTTCTTTCAGAAAAATTCTGTATACTTAAATGAATGGTAGTCCATGCGTGGGAGAAAGACGGCAACATAATAAGCAAAAGTACATTtacagtgctgccaacttgcTCGCAAGAGCGcgattatttaaatttaaatgtgttatatttgcttttttaaaAAAGCTGCACAGTATGCCGAAAGCAAGATAAACCTAGTTCCGTTTGTATTAAGcttaaaagtaatttaagaAATAAACGCAAAATATCCGGTATCGGCGAGTTTTATCCACATGTAAAGAGTAATtgtgaaaaagaattattggAATACGATATGAAAACACAGTTCCGGACCAAACTGCAATTAAATCAGCTTTAAAATCTCAAGTGCACGTGCCTATAGTCCAGCTAAATTCTTATCAGACAATTGTTTAGCTGAACTTCCTGAATTATAGCTGCTATAAAATAGTCATTTGATTTGTGGGTGTAGTTCAGTATCGCTTCAAGTGTCAGCGCATTAATGCGCggatgttattatttttatagaattaTTATGGAAAAGGAGAATTATTTTACCACGTTCATGATCATATTAGTTATTCCGTGGTCCTTACAAGCCACTACCTCACTGACTGGTACTAAAAAGAAGGATCCAATTAAAGACTGTACACGAGAAATGAAGAACAAATCGGAAATGTGCCAGAATACAACACAAATCCAAGCGCCGCTTGTTAATCAAACGGTTACGGCTAAGCCAAAGTTGACGGAGTTTCAAATAGATGCCCACAAGAcgatcagcatcagcaaggaTGATCTCAATGACCTGTTGGACGTTTATATGGCCAAGTTGGCTGAAAACGCAGCAACCATTCAGGACAAGGAGAATGAAATCAGTCAGCTACAGTCCAGGGATAAATCGGATGATGATCAATTAAAAAAGTATCAGGAGCTATCGGAAACATGCAAGACTCAAAATATATCATTCACAGCCACATTAGCCGAAAGAGACGAACAGATTAAGAGCTTGGAATCTAAGACCAGCACATACGGAGCGAGattaaaacgaaaacaacattTGTTAGGtctgtataaaaaacaaaacgaatccGACGCGGCAACGATAAGCGAATTGAAAGCTAGGGTAAAAGCTTTGGAATACAGGCTCAGAGAAAGAAAAGATGACCTACTCGCCGACTGGGAGGCGGCAACAAACAGTTGTCTCCCCTATGGCAAATCCGCCGGAATTCATTTGATACAACTGCCCGACTTTCGACCATTTTTGGTGCCTTGCGACGGACTCACTGCAGCGGGCGCCGGCTGGACGGTTATCCAGCGACGCTTTGACGGATCTGTCAACTTCTATCGCAATTGGGTGGAGTACCGCAATGGGTTTGGCAAATTGAATGGAGAGTTCTTCATCGGCTTGGAAAAACTGCACAGATTGACCACGTTTCAGGCACACGAACTATATATTTCGCTGCGTCTATTTAATGGCACTCGACGATTTGCCTTGTACGATGACTTTATTATCGGCAGCGAGAAGGAAGGCTACGAAATGAAATTGCTGGGCAATTTTCATGGCAATGCCAGCGATGCAATGCGCACACACGACAAAATGAAATTCTCAACCTATGATAGGGATCACGACGAGTTCACGCACATCAATTGCGCTGAATACCATCATGGGGCTTGGTGGTACGACTTTTGCTCCCGCAGGTAGGACCCGAAATAGCCAAATAATAAGCTAACTACTTAATTTAAAAGATATGTTATTTTCTCTAGCAATCTGAATGGTAAATACTTCAAAAAGCAAATGGACAATGAACAAGGTATTTTCTGGGATCGCTGGTATAGCTTCAAGTCCCTAAAGTCGGTACAAATGCTCATCAGGCCAAAGAACGCGCACAACAATTAATAACCTAAGgcttttaatttacttttatacAATATATCCGATATTGCTGAATTAAGATATCTGAATCTCTATATCGCGCCGACAGATACAGATAAGCCTCAAGTCATTTCCACGcccattttttttgtatctcaTTTCGTTTCATTGCATTGCCCTGGTGCTTGTGCTCATTGACACACAAGTCAATgatgcaattaattttatttcaacaatttaGACAAATCATATTTGGCGTGTGCATTATTCAGATGTAAAATAGACAGATAGCATCGAAAGCTTGTACATTCCAGTGAATGGCATTAAAAAGCAACGATAATGAATATCTCACTTCGTTGTCATCGAAAAAGTAATATTcatgaaattatttaaaattacaaCGAATACTTAATTGCTTTATTAAGTATcacttttatatatgtatatctgtatCGTTTGGCCCAAAGCAGGTCGTTTtcattagtttttattttcatgttaataataaattattgcaATGATATTGGGATGTAATTGTTAAAATTACTTCTTTTTAAGCATAATGAAAACGATAtggattttcatttctttttcatAGATAATGATATGTAATTTTGATTATCATTACTTTTATCAacgttaattaaatttgaatttgtttatctttacactttttaatgataatgaaaaataatgataatgctAACAGACACAACTCTGGTTCAGACAAATAACCtgtctttattttattgccagatttaataaatatacaagtaATAAAATGAactgttaaaatatttattcaaatgttTCAATTAATCGTCTTATtcttacttattattattgagtacatttgctttttataccctaaacccattaaaaatgggtgtaAGGGTAAATTGTATATTgtaaggatctcagaacatataagagctatacaCTTgatattttagatgtaggtgctcctagtgcctgcacagatcgagtttgtttccgataatcgataatttactccgtttccaagcaatcgatacaaatcgatatcgatatcctgtttttgggcaattttggagGTCgcggtcggtgcgaaaatcgaaacttgttcgatgatattttataatatatctCGGGttaataatgtctgattttgaaatgttatacctttttgaaggCGTACGGATCCCTTCTATCAATTGACATTCTAACAAATttatcatcgatgggttgaaaaatgtggttgacaaaaaaaagattcgttcgtaaattcatcctttttgatgattttgcaattcataccatttttgactcgtaaggatcagctctatcgattggcattaaaaaaaggaaacccaaaaacacgttccaaaacgacataactcctcgcggaggtGGCTCGGAGGTCGAGGTCAACgcgaaaattgaaactttttcgaagttttttttttaatatctcgggtaacagctccgcgcggagatatgacgttccaaaacgacataactcctcgcgtagatatgacgttccaaaacgatataactccgcgcggagatatgacgttccaaaacgacatagctccgcgcggagatatgacgttccaaaacgacataactccgcgcggggatatgacgttccaaaacggcataactccgcgcggaggtcgaGGTCGGTGagaaaatagaaactttttcgatgatttttttttaatatctctggtaaataatgtctgattttaaaatgttatacctttttgaatgcgtaccgATTCCTAGCATCAATAggcattcaaaaaaattaatcatcAATGgcttgaaaaatgttgttgacaaaataCCGATttgttcgtaaattcaacctttttgatgattttttggaatatttccgtcaaataatgtccaatttaGCAATtgcataccatttttgactcgtaaggatcagctctatcgattggcatcaaaaaaggaaatccaaaattttgaccaaaatcgacaaaatggcaaggggttacatcacgtttttttttttcaaaatcaagggttacatcacgtttttttttttcaaaatcaaggtcggtgcaaaaatcgaaCCTATCtcgaaaattttttttttatatctagggtaatatatccgcgcggagatatgacgttccaaaacgacataactccgcgcagaggtcgaaaactttttcgatgatttttttttaatatctcgggtaacagctccgcgcggagatatgacgttccaaaacgacataactcctcgcgtagatatgacgttccaaaacgacataactccgcgcagaggtcgaaaacattttctatgatttttttttaatatctcgggtaacagctccgcgcgtagacatgacgttccaaaacgacatagctccgcgcggaggtcgaAAACTTATtcgatgattttattttaatatctcgggtaacagctccgcgcggagatatgacgttccaaaacgacatagctcctcgcgtaggtatgacgttccaaaacgacataactccgcgcggatatgtaacgttccaaaatgacatatctcctcgcgtagatatgacgttccaaaacgacataactccgcgcggaggtatgacgttccaaaacgacataactccgcgcggtgatatgacgttccaaaacgacataactccgcgcggaggtcgaaaactttttctatgattttatttaatatctcgggtaacagctccgcgcgtagatatgacgttccaaaacgacataactccgcgggaagatatgacgttccaaaacgacataactccacgcggagatataacgttccaaaaggcataactccgcgcggagatatgacgttccaaaacgacataactcctcgtgtagatatgacgttccaaacgacataactccgcgcagaggtcgaaaacattttctatgatttttttttaatatctcgggtaacagctccgcgcgtagacatgacgttccaaaacgacatagctccgcgcggaggtcgaAAACTTATtcgatgattttattttaatatctcgggtaacagctccgcgcggagatatgacgttccaaaacgacatagctcctcgcgtaggtatgacgttccaaaacgacataactccgcgcggatatgtaacgttccaaaatgacatatctcctcgcgtagatatgacgttccaaaacgacataactccgcgcggaggtatgacgttccaaaacgacatagctcctcgcgtagatatgacgttccaaaacaacataactccgcgcggagatatgacgtttcaaaacgacataactcctcgtgtagatatgacgttccaaaacgacataactccgcgcggaggtcgaaaactttttcgatgattttatttaatatctcgggtaacagctccgcgcgtagatatgacgttccaaaacgacataactccgcgcggagatataacgttccaaaaggcataactccgcgcggagatatgacgttccaaaacgacataactcct
This window harbors:
- the LOC6625281 gene encoding fibroleukin: MRGCYYFYRIIMEKENYFTTFMIILVIPWSLQATTSLTGTKKKDPIKDCTREMKNKSEMCQNTTQIQAPLVNQTVTAKPKLTEFQIDAHKTISISKDDLNDLLDVYMAKLAENAATIQDKENEISQLQSRDKSDDDQLKKYQELSETCKTQNISFTATLAERDEQIKSLESKTSTYGARLKRKQHLLGLYKKQNESDAATISELKARVKALEYRLRERKDDLLADWEAATNSCLPYGKSAGIHLIQLPDFRPFLVPCDGLTAAGAGWTVIQRRFDGSVNFYRNWVEYRNGFGKLNGEFFIGLEKLHRLTTFQAHELYISLRLFNGTRRFALYDDFIIGSEKEGYEMKLLGNFHGNASDAMRTHDKMKFSTYDRDHDEFTHINCAEYHHGAWWYDFCSRSNLNGKYFKKQMDNEQGIFWDRWYSFKSLKSVQMLIRPKNAHNN